The following are from one region of the Blastocatellia bacterium genome:
- a CDS encoding DNA-directed RNA polymerase subunit alpha, with product MTNTETQFMIGFQKPKRLASESETATSRYGKFYAQPFERGFGTTIGNCLRRSLLSSVEGAAITAIKIEGVLHEFSSIPGVVEDATDIILNLKRIPFKLHGLGPKTLRVERTVPGEMLSGEIETDSEVEILDPNVHIATVSEGGSLAIEMRLKRGRGYVSAERNYDEDLAVGYIPIDSVHSPVKKVNYTVDSARLGQDTDYDKLTIEVWTNGSVQPANAIGLAAKLIKDHMQIFINFEEEPDHADGDAEGGERGAFNENLDRSVDELELSVRSYNCLKNADIRTIRELVQKSEAEMLKTKNFGRKSLNEIKEILQSMGLHLGMRFDDHGRLIDEATA from the coding sequence ATGACCAACACCGAAACCCAATTCATGATTGGATTCCAGAAGCCCAAGCGCCTCGCCTCTGAATCGGAGACGGCGACCAGCCGCTACGGCAAATTCTACGCGCAGCCGTTCGAACGCGGGTTCGGGACGACTATCGGCAACTGTCTGCGCCGTTCGCTGCTCTCGTCGGTCGAAGGCGCGGCCATCACGGCGATCAAGATCGAAGGCGTGCTGCACGAGTTCTCTTCGATCCCCGGCGTCGTCGAAGACGCCACCGACATCATCCTCAACCTCAAACGCATCCCGTTCAAGCTGCACGGGCTGGGGCCGAAGACCTTGCGCGTCGAGCGCACCGTGCCGGGCGAGATGCTTTCGGGCGAGATTGAAACCGACAGCGAAGTCGAAATTCTCGATCCCAACGTCCACATCGCGACGGTTTCCGAAGGCGGAAGCTTGGCCATTGAGATGCGCTTGAAGCGGGGCCGTGGTTATGTCAGCGCCGAGCGCAATTACGACGAGGACCTGGCCGTCGGCTATATCCCCATTGATTCGGTGCATTCGCCGGTCAAGAAAGTCAACTACACGGTCGATTCGGCGCGCCTCGGGCAGGACACCGATTACGACAAGCTGACGATTGAAGTCTGGACGAACGGCTCGGTGCAGCCGGCCAACGCCATCGGCCTGGCCGCCAAGTTGATCAAAGATCACATGCAGATCTTCATCAACTTCGAGGAAGAGCCCGACCATGCCGACGGCGATGCCGAAGGCGGCGAGCGCGGCGCTTTCAACGAAAATCTCGACCGCTCGGTGGACGAGTTGGAACTGAGCGTGCGCTCGTACAACTGCCTGAAGAACGCCGACATTCGCACCATCCGCGAGCTGGTGCAGAAGAGCGAAGCCGAGATGTTGAAGACCAAGAATTTCGGGCGCAAGTCGCTGAACGAGATCAAGGAGATTTTGCAGTCCATGGGGTTGCATCTCGGCATGCGCTTTGACGATCACGGGCGGCTGATTGACGAGGCCACCGCCTAA
- the rplQ gene encoding 50S ribosomal protein L17, whose amino-acid sequence MRHKVAHRKLGRKTEHRLSMLRNLCTSLMVEERLITTLPKAKELRPYAERVITLGKRALTAEGPEQALHLRRQAAAYFHSGNANRTPDGGYKRPRAPRTAGVAAVDKLFDEIAARYTERPGGYTRILKLGTRRGDGAEMALIELIGSEVAPVKEEAKPEAKKKRGLLGRFKKDQAKA is encoded by the coding sequence ATGCGACATAAAGTGGCTCATAGAAAACTGGGGCGCAAGACCGAGCATCGGTTATCGATGCTGCGCAACCTCTGCACTTCGCTGATGGTTGAAGAGCGCCTGATCACGACGCTGCCGAAGGCCAAAGAGTTGCGCCCGTACGCCGAGCGCGTCATCACGCTGGGCAAGCGCGCGCTTACAGCCGAAGGGCCGGAGCAGGCGCTGCACTTGCGGCGTCAGGCGGCGGCCTACTTTCACAGCGGCAACGCCAACCGCACGCCGGACGGCGGCTACAAGCGCCCGCGCGCGCCGCGTACGGCCGGCGTCGCCGCCGTTGACAAGCTGTTTGATGAAATCGCCGCGCGCTACACCGAGCGCCCCGGCGGTTATACGCGCATCCTCAAGCTCGGCACCCGCCGCGGCGATGGCGCTGAAATGGCCTTGATCGAATTGATTGGCAGCGAAGTCGCGCCCGTCAAGGAAGAGGCCAAGCCCGAGGCCAAGAAGAAGCGCGGCCTGCTCGGTCGGTTCAAAAAGGATCAAGCGAAGGCCTAA